atgtaaaagttaCAGCTCCTCTTGAGGTGTTCATGTGAAATGCAAAAACGAGGAAGCTGATGGTTTTGCTTTGGCCCGGTGATTTAGAAGAGGATCTAAGAATGGCGACGACTCGCGGGAGTTGCATCAAGAGGCCGTGCCGTTGGTGAAGCCGGTGGGGTTCATGGACTGCCAGCGCCACAGATCCTCACCTACATGGAGGCAAAAAAGATAGCATCAGATTGTTATGAGGAAGTAGTTCAACAATTCTGCGTAAATCTATAATACTGTGCTGCTTACACATTTTTTCCAAGTCGAACTGAGCCTTCCAGCCGAGTTCCTTCTCGGCTAGCTGAGGGTCAGCGTAGCAGGATGCGATGTCTCCGCCTCTACGAGGGGCGATCTTGTATGCGATCTATGcagaaaacatatttcaaatacattaacaaaaaaatcagaggGGTTTAGCCTAAATCAAAGGACATCTTCATTGTCGGTGCTAACTTGCTCACTGAATGACGTCACTGCATGTGGCTACTGCTCCAAGTCACTTCCATGACTCTCAGAGGATACAATACAAACCGTGATTCTAAATTtaatctgcagagagaagagctCTTCAGTGACTCACCTCTTTCCCTGATGCCTTCTCCATGGCTTTCACCATCTGGAGCACAGAGTAGCCTCTTCCTGTTCCAAGGTTGTAAacctgcagacacaaacacgATAATGCACAAATTCCAGAGCCGCAATAAACACCTCAGGTTGGCACACATGGTCGGAAAATGTGCTAGAAAGTGCTTTGGGGTTCTGTTCTTAAACATACCTTGCATCCGCAGTCGTCCTTCAGCTTCTTCAGAGCTGCTATGTGTCCCTTTGCTAGATCGACGACATGGATGTAATCCCGCACACCTAGAAAGAGAGTTTTGTTTGtatgattctgaaaatgtgacttCTACTCTGAGGGCTCTTGTAAAGCTTTTTAAAACCATAATGAAATCCGTGCACTGCAGTTTGAAACTCTTCTTCATTACCGGTGCCATCAGGTGTGTCGTAGTCATTTCCAAACACACTGAGACACTTTCTTCTCCCAACTGCAACCTGCGAGGGAGATAAATTTGAAATCATCAGCTAGATTCAACTAGATGCCATAATGGAATCGGCATTCATCAAGCCCCTCTGATGTGGCCATGTGTTTGGCAGAGATTTCGTGTACCTGGGCAACATATGGCAGCAGGTTGTTAGGGATACCCTGAGGGTCCTCTCCAATCAGACCAGAGGAATGAGCTCCAATTGGGTTGAAATAACGCAGGAGCACTGCATTCCAGTCCTGCTCACATAGAGGCAATGATGAGACAACTTGTATAGTGTGAGTAAAATCGAAATGTGTTTTTGATCGGCACCTTCTCAGCTGTACAGTGATCCTTGATCATCTCCTCGATGAAGAACTTGGTCTTGCCGTAGGGGTTGGTGCAGCCCCCTACTGGGTGCTGCTCATCAATAGGGAGGTGCTGGGGGTCTCCGTAcactgtggctgagctgctgAAGACCACATTGTGCACCTTGTGAGCCTGCATCACCTGGGACACATGCAGATGCACACAcggcacacacacagtcagcgGCCAGCGAGACAGCAGtcaacagcacacacacacacacacacatatatgcaacTGAAGAGGAAGCAGAAAGGCTGATTTTGGCAGGCAGGCACACATTCAGACTCATGAAGGTTGCAGTGTTAGAATTTGCCAACTCAGTTTCAAATGAACATTCAGCGTTCAGCAAACAAGGGTGACGATCAGAGCATATAGGTTCAGAGTGGACACTGAAATGAAGGAGATTTAATGGAGGACAGACAGCGCCGGATCAGATGACAAGCTGAAACCGACCTCGAGCAGGTTCATGGAGGCGGTGAGGTTGACTCTGTAGTAGCGGAGCGGCTGCTCCACCGACTCCCCGACAGCTTTCAGGCCCGCAAAGTGCATCACAGCGCTGAAAGAATGCTGCAACACAGATATACAGTTACACATGTGACAGGCGTTGGCACCACAGAGGGAGTTCATATAACCAGTATGTAAAtattatatactgtatactataTCATCTACCCATTTAAACTGCTATTCAggaatttgagtttttttaaaatgatttacctGTATAAAAGTGTATATTTGAAAACTACATAGTATATTGTACCATCTATGCACATGTTTCTATAGAGCCTGTGCTTTTACTAAATGCTTAACATGTTATTCTCATTTCAGATCACGAGaatgtactttgtgtttactcacagatgaaaatatgcTCTCTATAGTCAGTTTTATTGTGACCTGCTTCTGCATGCAAGTGTTTCTTTTATGAATTTTCAGCTCAAGTGTCACTCAGAAGTTGAAGAACTGATTGTTTGGTGTTAGGGAATTCTGCGATTTCGAGAGACGGATGAGTAGGCAGACTcagagacactctggagactcagatggcttAGGTTGAGaataaggtttactgatatcaggagaagtgattCTCTTCAACCATGGGTATATATTGAGTTAGGAGGAATGCCATGTTTAGATTGCGGTCCAATATGGAGGCAACTTGCCTACCTTGTAACGTCAGACTAAACAATATCTAATCTTAACTAAGTCATGTTTTTATTATAgcctttgtctctctctctctcatgtaTCTTCTTTTGCAACATCTGTCTTTCTCAGGGTCCTATTAGGGACAGATAGGGCCTGAATGAGCTCCCAGCCTCAATTTGGGAGAAGCAAATAGGAACAGGAGTCAAAGCTGATAACCTGTAGGATAATTTGAGGTGATCTACAACTTGATTTAAGGCGACTGTAGTTGACAGATGCAACCTGCATGATATCCTGGGATGTCTTCAGCTAACAGCTGCGAGGAAATACCTAAATAAGGGGAAAGAGAGtcatttttcctttccttttcctctACTAAGATGTTTTAAATTGCATACATTTTAGGGCTGATTTATgagttaaaaaatatatcagaGTTGATTTGAATGGAGATGCTATTTTCACATTTGGTGAAATCAGAATTTGGGCTGTAGCTAACAGATATTTTTGCCAAATATTCTGTAGACATGTCAGAAAGCAGTGAAAACAATATTTAGACTCTAATTAGTTCAAATTCCAAAGATGTTCAACTTACACTAAAAAATCTCTACCtgtaaacagcaaatatctggtGCATTTGCAAGAGTGAAGCTGACTCAGCTCTTTTAGAATACATTGTAGGAACTTTCTTACCtttttgaaaagtttttctAAGCCAGGTCGGTCCAGGAGGTCAAGTTCATGAAACTCAATGCTGGTATTCAAGAGCTTCTCTATCCTACGTATGCTCTCTGGTACATCCCCTTCTCCTCCATCCAAAACaggatttaaaacacacacacagacacacagtcatATTAACACCAGATGTAATTACATTTGCACTAAACAAACACATTCGGAAACTGCTCATTTATAGTGATCAGCAAACCTACTCATTAACTTATAAAACTTCCTGTTACCTCCCACACTGCCTGTAGACACTAAGGTCTTATTATCACACTTCAACTTGTTtgatggcacttatccaggttgttgtCTCCTGACCAGACCCtagcttgtgttgtatctactctcagatgtacgtcgctttggataaaagcatctgctaaatgataTTGTAGAACTTGTATTCCCAGGTTAATGGAACTTACCTCGTACAGCGTTGCTGAAGTTATCCACTACGACTGGCTGGTATCCTGCTTCAATAAGCTCCAGCACACAGTGACTCCCAATGTAGCCCCCTCCACCTGTGACCAGCACCTTTTCTGCCATTCTTTAGGCCTGTCAAATACAACAGAAATTCTAAGAAGTGAAATCAACCACCTACAGGCAGACATTTTGGGACCTCTCCATAGTTAGTGCACATGCACGTGTCTCCCCATTTGTTGTGTAAACCTTTACCAACCATCCCTCAGACAGGGGTGGGTCCCAAAATATGAATGTGAATCATCAGCTCATACAACCACTTAATCTTTTGTGGCAAACATAAATATATcccccacacacagacacgcagtGTTGCAATCTCACTCAGCAGTAGAGTCCCACCCATACCGGATTTTTGCCCATGCTAATTTTAGGGAGTTCAAAATCAAGCTGATATTCTTTATATAGAGAGTTAtattgaaaaggaaaaaacaacgtGGCCAGTGTTAATGTACTCTTCAGCAAAGCCATTTACAAACTAGTTACCAACTGAGCAGTGAAGACATCTTTGACTCTGCACCACAGTCTGCTCAGCTGCAATgcatgctctgctacatgtgctgcagagaaTGTTGAACACAATGGAGTCAGAGTGCGCTCTGCAGGACAAATTATGCAGCGACACAATTTCGAGAAGGGAAAGGAAGAGAATATATGATGATTTTTTAGAGTGTCCAAGTAAGTTGTAAGTTTAACTTGCTTACTACTAGAATGGTTTTGTTTTCTGGACTTATTTAGCAGCTTAAACCGGGTCTTATTAAATCTGATCAGTTTTTTAATCAGTTATGGCCACAATGTGTGCATTCTTGTTTTCAGTctgcttaaaaaaattaaagattcTCACAAAACACAGATATGTGTGAAATCTTTTGCTTGTGAAGAATATTTTCAACATGAGCAGCTACTAAAGTCCACTGACAGAAAGATGTGTCACATGGACATTTAAAAAAGCTACTTCctcaaacaaaagacacaaaagaggacAAAAGGATAAATCATGCTTGTGCATGTGTTGACTCAGCAGGGATAATATCACATAAGAAAAGCCGATCTACAGAAGAATAAAAGTTTGAAATCAATACACTGTGTCTTATTGCATGATGTCTCCAGGTGCTTTAAGGCATGTCCACCTTAAATTtatgcagaaaagacacaaactgatgcGTAAAAACTCGCCGGAATGCAGGAAATGAAGTGTTTGACAGTCAAGCTGGGTGAGGACCCCCCTTCATGTGTTCACTCGAGATGCTAAAATGACCCATGCTGCACTCCAACCCTGTTATTTCTAATCtgagcaaaagcaaaaaaaaaaaaacacatcctcCAGGGGAAAGCCAGGACATCCTGAAAGGTTTCTTCGGGCCACTTGACAGGTATGTGACACACCTGTGATCCACGTCAGCAAGTTTAAGCTTAAACCTGCCTAACCCACTGAAACAATCGCAGTGACACCAGTGTCACTGTGATTGTGTCATCAGTAAGAGAAACTTTCCATTGTCATACGCTATTTTTAGCTTTTGAGAGAACATATCTACTACAATCCTACAATGCTGTAACTTACTTGAACATTACAGTCTagttaattaaaattaaattagagTCTAACTATTGTCATGTCAGGACTGGTAGTTATTTAGTGCTGATTTACATTAGAATTATTCATATGATTCAGACTACATCCTCACATTTGTAGTTTATTTCAGCATCTCTCTGCGATTTaatacttaaataaaaaataaaaaacacctcAACCTTAACAACAGGTTATAAAGTGATATCTAATAGGTAAATAATGcgtttaaaaattcaaaaatcacacttttacgGGCGGTTTTTATATAATTACCCAGACGTACAGTAATCACTGCATGTTTTTAGTTCCACTCCAGACTAAAGAACCAAACCTTGAAGTCTTGCTAAAGGAGCAAAGACACAACTTCTCAGGTAAACTGCTAAATGACACTACATCTTAGAGAATACCTGAGGCGGTGTGTACAACACTCACCGAGTGTCCCTTTAAGAGTGTAAATAGTTGCTCCGGGCGAAGTTTTCCTGAGAAATGCGGTGAGAAGAAGCCCTTAGAgtcagagaagaaacagaatgaggctttttttctgtcagtacATTCTCTGAACTCTTCCCTTCTTTCCTTTAGACATTTCTTGCTTCCTGGTAAACGTGGAACAGAGTGAATTCACCGATGGACGCACGGCTTTCTGTACGtcttccttcaaaataaaagcagaagcCTATTTATTATTGAGTTTTTaatagttattttttattttcatgttttgtattgttaatctttttgatgttttctttttaaatgtatcttCATTGCATCCTCTACTTGTTCTGTCTCATTATTCAGTCACCTGTGAAGCACTTCAAACTGCACTAACCTCGATGAAAGGTGCTACACAGATAAAGTTTGATAATAAATTATTTGATTTGCAACACACACCAGTAAATTTATCATCGTGTCAAGTAGCCTAAACCGACCTGTCAGTCTATTATGTTAAACCATGTAAAATAACATAGCCTTGTGTTAATATATAGACGAtttcaacttttgttttattttgaagcctgaGCTGGATCCACAGTGCATATTTTCGCTACTTTCACAGTCCTCCAATCAGAAAACCGTGCAACGTCAGCAGCTCACATGCCGTGACGTCGGACAGCGCTATGATGAAGCCCCGCCCTCTTCCATTCAAACAGGAgagtgtttgtgctgagcaTCCATCCAGCTCTGTGGAGCCCACAGTTTGACATGGACACTTGATAGCAAAGCAGAAAGTGCCACGTTACCTAAAACATCCTAAAGCCTCATGTACCAGAGTAGGAAAGAAAATATAATGTCTTTTCTGTGTACACATACTTTGCCTATAAGATACTATAAGATATACTTTATTGGTCCCAAAAGGACATTTCCCTGTGGCAGTGGAGCAAGTTTTAACAGCTCTCTGTAACAACGGAgagcacagaaataaaacacacagaaaggaTCAGATTAAGGCTTATATGTAGAATAATATATGACACTTTACCATCtaaaacacaacatacaccacacCCTCCTGTGTACATATTGCACTAACAACGGCAGCTGTTTGTTGACCAGTGTGACAGAAATGGAAATATAAGACGGTTTACTGTTCTTGTATTTGCAGGCTCTGTAGCATCTAAATGAAGGTAATAGTCTGAAACTAAATATGTGATTGCGCCTTCAGGATCCTCTGAGCATGTCTTACaacaatttttttcaaaggcAGTGTTGTTAGGTTTTCTTTGTTCCCTGTCCATTTGTTGATATTGTAACAAAACTGTTACTTTTATGCTTTACCTTGACAGTGTGCCGAGCTGCCATGTCATATCCGATGAACAAAGGTCTGataaataaagctgattctgattctaataAGTGCAGCTTCAGCTACAGTACTTttaactcccacttttattactgtgctagcataattgcacaacggttttctaatcatcaactaGACTTTCAACGCCATTacttaacacaatgtagcattagaacacaggagtgatggttactggaaatgttcctctgtaccgctgtgtagatattccactaaaaatcaaccattttcttcactgaaaaaagcttcttttctttcaaaaatcaggacgtttctaagtgaccccaaacttttgaacagtagtgtaagtgAAGCTATACTAGTATATTTTGCAGTCTACCAAGATTAGACTTTTCTCACATAGAAAGTAATCATGCCTTCAGTCATTCACAgttacacatacagtacatatacagactggtgacaaattaaaggaaaagcctGACTTCTTGGCCCTGACAGTGAAACACTTTGGTGGCTCTGTTGTGCTGTGGGGGACAATTTGCTGGAATAAATTGAATTTACTCATCCCCTTTGAGGGAAGACTTGCTGCAAATCAATGCAAACTagttctgagtgatcacctttaaATGATGATGAAACATCTCTATCCTGATAGCAGTGGTTGAGGATGACAATGCTCCCATCCACAGGACACAAGAGGTCAATGGAAGGATTAATGAAATAACATGAATCATTTCTGCATGGCTCTAACAGTCGCTACGTCTTGACCCAGTTGAACACCTGTGAGAGATTTTGgactgtcattttgaacagttcTCTCtgccaccaccatcatcaaaacaccaaatgtggCAGTAtcttttggggaaaaaaatcgcTGTTTACCTCTCCTTCTTCCAGAGACTGGGAGAACTAATGCCAAGGAGTACTGAAGCTCTTCTGGTGGTCCctaaaataaaacccaaaataaaatgtcttagtAAGGactaagacattttattttgcgGTTTCCTTCAATTTTTCACCTATCTTTATGCAGAAAATAACTTTGAGACTTGGTTGGACAGGAAGTATCAcatatttgttgttgttctatAAGCTACAGAATTTTAAAACAAGTAGATAAAAAATCCCCTCCACCTTGCCCCTCATCTTAAACCCGAATACGTAAGTCACAACTGTCATTATTGACCAGTAAATAAACTCACTTTATTTGGCCCACATTTGATGGACACATGTAAAAAGTGTGTCTGCAATGAtctaaaactgaaataaaatacaagacaACAAACTGTAACATATCAACCACATACAAATTGCAATGTAGAcaagtttaaaatgaaaacataattaaCTTAACGGATTATAATTTCACTGACCGTGGAGGGCTTTGTATaaacatgtttgtgttctgAGATTTGCAAAATGCAGTGTTCATAGTTAATAAAATTCGATGTACATGTAGTACAGATGCTCTATTTTCTTCATGGTAAATGTGCTTATGACCTGAGTGCCAtccacaaacaaagaaaaaataatgctgaCACAAAATCGCAGCACATTTGAAGCTGATGAATACGCAAGACAAGAGTTTCCTTCCATGTATATCCTATGCAACGAATCCACTAGTACTATTGGCTTAATTAATTAATAGTGTAGACATAATGACCTACAGTAGAAGTATTTTAGGACTACTCAAATATAGCTGGaacaaaaccaaacacctccaaagactgtcacagttttgttttattcctgGTTCTGTGAGACAATAGCATCATATTTAAAATCCccattttatttcagattttcctAAAATGACCCACTTGCTCTCCCACAGACTATATTTTTCAATTTACAGGCAAATACTCATCCTGGGCTAACAGAATCCTGCAGATTGAGGAGGATTCTTTTATATCCTGTGCCATTTCTGAAGCCCGTTTGCCAGTCCTGCCCAGCCCAGAGAAGGCTGGCACACGAAGAAAGGCAGCAGAATGGGAGAAGAGAAAGATGAAATGAAACGGATACCTGAGAGATGAAGTTTGCTCAATTCATTCACTGCAAATGCTGTCTCTTTGTTAGAAAGGGCTTGGAGCTTATGAAGAAAACTCAAGAGGGAGAAACAACATGGCAATATAATCCAGCAGGGGTACATggtaataataacaaaaaccaATCCAGCCACTCAGaagaggacagaggagaggagacagaaggaaacatttaaaactCAGAGGAGGAACACCATGTGACCGTTTGACTGTGAGAGGACGGGAAAAAACAGGActtccatcttttttttgtgtctcattttgtaaccGGTTTCATTTTGTGGCCACGTTTGAGCTTCAGATTTCTGATTTTGTGCTGTGATGTGGGCCAGCAGCAT
This is a stretch of genomic DNA from Acanthochromis polyacanthus isolate Apoly-LR-REF ecotype Palm Island chromosome 1, KAUST_Apoly_ChrSc, whole genome shotgun sequence. It encodes these proteins:
- the gale gene encoding UDP-glucose 4-epimerase isoform X2 is translated as MAEKVLVTGGGGYIGSHCVLELIEAGYQPVVVDNFSNAVREGDVPESIRRIEKLLNTSIEFHELDLLDRPGLEKLFKKHSFSAVMHFAGLKAVGESVEQPLRYYRVNLTASMNLLEVMQAHKVHNVVFSSSATVYGDPQHLPIDEQHPVGGCTNPYGKTKFFIEEMIKDHCTAEKDWNAVLLRYFNPIGAHSSGLIGEDPQGIPNNLLPYVAQVAVGRRKCLSVFGNDYDTPDGTGVRDYIHVVDLAKGHIAALKKLKDDCGCKVYNLGTGRGYSVLQMVKAMEKASGKEIAYKIAPRRGGDIASCYADPQLAEKELGWKAQFDLEKMCEDLWRWQSMNPTGFTNGTAS
- the gale gene encoding UDP-glucose 4-epimerase isoform X3 → MAEKVLVTGGGGYIGSHCVLELIEAGYQPVVVDNFSNAVRGDVPESIRRIEKLLNTSIEFHELDLLDRPGLEKLFKKHSFSAVMHFAGLKAVGESVEQPLRYYRVNLTASMNLLEVMQAHKVHNVVFSSSATVYGDPQHLPIDEQHPVGGCTNPYGKTKFFIEEMIKDHCTAEKDWNAVLLRYFNPIGAHSSGLIGEDPQGIPNNLLPYVAQVAVGRRKCLSVFGNDYDTPDGTGVRDYIHVVDLAKGHIAALKKLKDDCGCKVYNLGTGRGYSVLQMVKAMEKASGKEIAYKIAPRRGGDIASCYADPQLAEKELGWKAQFDLEKMCEDLWRWQSMNPTGFTNGTAS
- the gale gene encoding UDP-glucose 4-epimerase isoform X1, whose product is MAEKVLVTGGGGYIGSHCVLELIEAGYQPVVVDNFSNAVRGEGDVPESIRRIEKLLNTSIEFHELDLLDRPGLEKLFKKHSFSAVMHFAGLKAVGESVEQPLRYYRVNLTASMNLLEVMQAHKVHNVVFSSSATVYGDPQHLPIDEQHPVGGCTNPYGKTKFFIEEMIKDHCTAEKDWNAVLLRYFNPIGAHSSGLIGEDPQGIPNNLLPYVAQVAVGRRKCLSVFGNDYDTPDGTGVRDYIHVVDLAKGHIAALKKLKDDCGCKVYNLGTGRGYSVLQMVKAMEKASGKEIAYKIAPRRGGDIASCYADPQLAEKELGWKAQFDLEKMCEDLWRWQSMNPTGFTNGTAS